In Tachyglossus aculeatus isolate mTacAcu1 chromosome 10, mTacAcu1.pri, whole genome shotgun sequence, the following proteins share a genomic window:
- the DKKL1 gene encoding dickkopf-like protein 1 isoform X3, which produces MWSPMRLLFLLAVVSPKGIAPAPLLLDGQTYGAVEPIFGLHNLIRRFGRLLQPQVELGRTVNLFDELLNIRGLPPNYHNEAQSQQKVGNATVYSHRQINKETDNDTGEVVFEEKVITSVEEDDMGKSPSIKEEVEHRQIQRPQLSSPPHIAFFFVPLPRRLARTDPPPSGGLKDHWLDNHQNRLMALRAGLRQAPRLHPISPRSHFLYLLRPPRPL; this is translated from the exons ATGTGGTCCCCAATGAGGCTCCTGTTCCTCCTCGCCGTGGTTTCACCGAAGGGGATTGCCCCAGCCCCGTTACTGCTGGACGGGCAGACCTACGGGGCCGTGGAGCCCATCTTCGGCCTGCACAACCTCATCCGCCGGTTTGGTCGCCTCCTGCAGCCG CAGGTGGAGCTGGGCAGAACGGTGAATCTCTTTGATGAGCTCCTGAACATCCGGGGCCTCCCTCCAAACTACCACAACGAGGCCCAGTCTCAACAGAAAGTGGGCAATGCCACAGTCTACAGCCACCGCCAGATCAACAAG GAAACAGACAACGACACTGGAGAAGTAGTGTTCGAGGAAAAGGTAATAACATCCGTGGAAGAAGACGACATGGGGAAG AGCCCATCCATCAAGGAGGAGGTGGAACACCGCCAGATCCAAAGACCCCAGCTCAGCTCTCCACCCCACATTGCCTTCTTTTTTGTCCCACTTCCTCGACGCCTGGCAAgaactgacccccctccttcggGCGGGCTGAAGGATCACTGGTTAGACAACCACCAGAACCGGCTCATGGCCCTCCGCGCTGGACTCCGCCAGGCCCCTCGtctccaccccatctccccgaggtctcatttcctctacttacTGCGGCCTCCCCGCCCACTCTAG
- the DKKL1 gene encoding dickkopf-like protein 1 isoform X2, which produces MMEPYLSASTSPAAPGMWSPMRLLFLLAVVSPKGIAPAPLLLDGQTYGAVEPIFGLHNLIRRFGRLLQPVELGRTVNLFDELLNIRGLPPNYHNEAQSQQKVGNATVYSHRQINKETDNDTGEVVFEEKVITSVEEDDMGKSPSIKEEVEHRQIQRPQLSSPPHIAFFFVPLPRRLARTDPPPSGGLKDHWLDNHQNRLMALRAGLRQAPRLHPISPRSHFLYLLRPPRPL; this is translated from the exons atgatggagccctatctctctgcctccacctCCCCTGCAGCCCCCGGGATGTGGTCCCCAATGAGGCTCCTGTTCCTCCTCGCCGTGGTTTCACCGAAGGGGATTGCCCCAGCCCCGTTACTGCTGGACGGGCAGACCTACGGGGCCGTGGAGCCCATCTTCGGCCTGCACAACCTCATCCGCCGGTTTGGTCGCCTCCTGCAGCCG GTGGAGCTGGGCAGAACGGTGAATCTCTTTGATGAGCTCCTGAACATCCGGGGCCTCCCTCCAAACTACCACAACGAGGCCCAGTCTCAACAGAAAGTGGGCAATGCCACAGTCTACAGCCACCGCCAGATCAACAAG GAAACAGACAACGACACTGGAGAAGTAGTGTTCGAGGAAAAGGTAATAACATCCGTGGAAGAAGACGACATGGGGAAG AGCCCATCCATCAAGGAGGAGGTGGAACACCGCCAGATCCAAAGACCCCAGCTCAGCTCTCCACCCCACATTGCCTTCTTTTTTGTCCCACTTCCTCGACGCCTGGCAAgaactgacccccctccttcggGCGGGCTGAAGGATCACTGGTTAGACAACCACCAGAACCGGCTCATGGCCCTCCGCGCTGGACTCCGCCAGGCCCCTCGtctccaccccatctccccgaggtctcatttcctctacttacTGCGGCCTCCCCGCCCACTCTAG
- the DKKL1 gene encoding dickkopf-like protein 1 isoform X1, with amino-acid sequence MMEPYLSASTSPAAPGMWSPMRLLFLLAVVSPKGIAPAPLLLDGQTYGAVEPIFGLHNLIRRFGRLLQPQVELGRTVNLFDELLNIRGLPPNYHNEAQSQQKVGNATVYSHRQINKETDNDTGEVVFEEKVITSVEEDDMGKSPSIKEEVEHRQIQRPQLSSPPHIAFFFVPLPRRLARTDPPPSGGLKDHWLDNHQNRLMALRAGLRQAPRLHPISPRSHFLYLLRPPRPL; translated from the exons atgatggagccctatctctctgcctccacctCCCCTGCAGCCCCCGGGATGTGGTCCCCAATGAGGCTCCTGTTCCTCCTCGCCGTGGTTTCACCGAAGGGGATTGCCCCAGCCCCGTTACTGCTGGACGGGCAGACCTACGGGGCCGTGGAGCCCATCTTCGGCCTGCACAACCTCATCCGCCGGTTTGGTCGCCTCCTGCAGCCG CAGGTGGAGCTGGGCAGAACGGTGAATCTCTTTGATGAGCTCCTGAACATCCGGGGCCTCCCTCCAAACTACCACAACGAGGCCCAGTCTCAACAGAAAGTGGGCAATGCCACAGTCTACAGCCACCGCCAGATCAACAAG GAAACAGACAACGACACTGGAGAAGTAGTGTTCGAGGAAAAGGTAATAACATCCGTGGAAGAAGACGACATGGGGAAG AGCCCATCCATCAAGGAGGAGGTGGAACACCGCCAGATCCAAAGACCCCAGCTCAGCTCTCCACCCCACATTGCCTTCTTTTTTGTCCCACTTCCTCGACGCCTGGCAAgaactgacccccctccttcggGCGGGCTGAAGGATCACTGGTTAGACAACCACCAGAACCGGCTCATGGCCCTCCGCGCTGGACTCCGCCAGGCCCCTCGtctccaccccatctccccgaggtctcatttcctctacttacTGCGGCCTCCCCGCCCACTCTAG